A region from the Candidatus Bathyarchaeota archaeon genome encodes:
- a CDS encoding V-type ATPase subunit: MSPGLEYAVVRSHALISSLLTPEQMRSLALSETLEGFIRRLSETPYGAVSSEAGGDPSIALEKIFYRKFIERMAGVVELAPGNIADFLRAYYYLRFEVLNLKRILRGKYSYMHPEQILESLIPIEPYLAGSYRGLAEAESLERAVEMLRGTPYSKLMESMELYRKLEAVWPLELALNHIYASTILKSLESLPHWDRVLVRWIVELETDVENLLAALKRRGLPLPAPLEELFPATFKIGIEEIKMVMESRDLRSAISNLGPPYSEILSPIYEGDVALIRTRTRAQMYMAAKKGRSLNDFGFNVIMAYLVFSEVEKGDLVGIAWGKAQRIPSEQILKYLVIPNI, encoded by the coding sequence GTGAGCCCGGGCCTAGAATACGCTGTGGTGAGGAGCCACGCCCTGATATCCAGCCTCCTCACACCCGAGCAGATGAGGAGCCTAGCCCTCTCAGAAACCCTAGAGGGGTTCATAAGACGCCTATCTGAGACCCCGTATGGGGCCGTATCTTCCGAGGCCGGGGGGGACCCATCCATAGCCCTGGAGAAGATATTCTACAGGAAGTTCATAGAGAGGATGGCCGGAGTGGTAGAGCTGGCCCCAGGAAACATAGCCGACTTCCTAAGGGCGTACTACTACCTCAGATTCGAGGTCCTAAACCTGAAGCGGATCCTTAGGGGGAAGTACAGCTACATGCATCCTGAACAAATATTGGAGAGCCTCATCCCCATAGAGCCCTACTTAGCTGGGAGTTACAGGGGCCTCGCAGAGGCTGAGTCCCTGGAGAGGGCTGTGGAGATGCTAAGGGGCACCCCATATTCCAAGCTGATGGAGAGCATGGAGCTCTATAGGAAGCTCGAGGCAGTTTGGCCCCTAGAGCTGGCCCTAAACCACATATACGCCTCCACGATCCTGAAATCTCTAGAGTCCCTTCCACACTGGGACAGGGTTCTAGTCAGGTGGATAGTTGAGCTCGAGACGGATGTGGAGAACCTCCTCGCGGCGTTGAAGAGGAGGGGTCTCCCCCTACCAGCCCCCCTTGAGGAGCTCTTCCCAGCGACCTTCAAGATAGGCATCGAGGAGATCAAGATGGTTATGGAGTCTAGGGACCTCAGGTCGGCGATCTCCAACCTTGGGCCCCCATACTCCGAGATCCTATCCCCAATATACGAGGGAGACGTGGCCCTGATAAGGACAAGGACAAGGGCGCAGATGTACATGGCTGCTAAAAAGGGGCGTTCCCTCAACGACTTCGGCTTCAATGTCATAATGGCCTACCTGGTCTTCTCAGAGGTGGAGAAGGGAGACCTGGTTGGCATAGCCTGGGGCAAAGCACAGAGGATCCCCTCAGAGCAGATACTAAAATACCTAGTCATCCCGAACATATAG
- a CDS encoding ABC transporter substrate-binding protein, whose translation MERRVVVPVIVMLLVGLGIGAGIGYYAAPPKVTEKVVEKTVTVEVQPLKGKVVKIGNIAASTTGLETLKPFTTEILKPDLNDFAKKLGYNTSFDFLIDDAQGQAAIHLEKIQSYKAMGVNLVIGGRWSSQAQAALSYVNENNMLLFSPSSTSPLLAIKDDNLFRMCPNDLVQSPAIAEMLKSWGIKAVIIMQRGDAWADGIYNILEKELPKRGVTILDRVRYAAEVTEFSSYLATMEDKAKAAVAQYGKDAVAVEVISFEEIVTIVTQAKDYPTIYSLFWFGSDGTSMTQRLIDDAPAHANKLKIFSTLAAPAESPKYRALYDRYYALVKQPFDYYTACTYDIGWTLAYAVLQSQSTDPKVIIPLIHPITYNMFGASGWTRLDENGDRYASNYDIWGYGDPDGDGKVDNVNYGLYDGTTGKVTWKTDVLAKEGIKVPALGG comes from the coding sequence TTGGAACGTAGAGTTGTGGTTCCGGTCATAGTGATGCTTTTAGTAGGGCTGGGTATCGGCGCTGGGATCGGATATTACGCAGCCCCTCCGAAGGTTACCGAGAAGGTAGTTGAGAAGACTGTAACCGTTGAGGTTCAGCCCCTCAAGGGCAAGGTAGTAAAGATAGGTAATATAGCAGCTTCAACAACAGGACTAGAAACATTGAAACCTTTCACCACAGAGATACTCAAACCAGATCTCAATGATTTCGCTAAAAAACTGGGCTACAATACGTCCTTCGACTTTCTCATCGACGACGCCCAAGGCCAGGCTGCCATACACCTAGAGAAGATCCAGTCCTATAAGGCGATGGGAGTAAACCTAGTCATTGGGGGCAGGTGGTCCTCCCAGGCCCAGGCAGCTCTCTCATACGTTAACGAGAACAACATGCTCCTCTTCAGCCCCTCCTCAACCTCCCCACTACTGGCGATTAAGGATGACAACCTCTTCAGGATGTGCCCAAACGACCTTGTCCAGTCTCCAGCTATAGCTGAGATGCTTAAGAGCTGGGGTATAAAGGCGGTCATTATCATGCAGCGTGGAGACGCCTGGGCTGACGGCATATACAACATACTTGAGAAGGAGCTTCCTAAGAGGGGTGTTACTATACTGGATAGGGTGAGGTACGCGGCCGAGGTGACAGAGTTCAGCAGCTATCTGGCAACTATGGAGGACAAGGCGAAGGCAGCCGTGGCCCAGTATGGGAAGGACGCCGTAGCCGTCGAGGTCATCAGCTTCGAGGAGATAGTCACCATCGTAACCCAGGCCAAGGACTACCCAACGATATACAGCCTATTCTGGTTCGGCTCAGACGGGACGAGCATGACTCAGCGCCTTATAGATGACGCTCCGGCTCATGCTAACAAGCTCAAGATATTCAGCACCCTAGCAGCTCCCGCCGAGTCTCCAAAGTACAGGGCCCTCTACGACCGCTACTACGCCTTGGTCAAGCAACCCTTCGACTACTACACCGCCTGCACCTATGACATAGGCTGGACATTGGCTTATGCCGTTCTTCAATCTCAGAGCACCGACCCGAAGGTGATCATACCGCTGATCCACCCAATTACTTATAACATGTTTGGGGCCAGCGGATGGACTAGGCTTGATGAGAATGGAGATAGATATGCCTCGAACTATGATATATGGGGCTATGGAGACCCAGATGGGGATGGTAAGGTCGATAACGTCAATTACGGCCTCTATGATGGTACAACTGGCAAAGTAACTTGGAAAACGGATGTGCTAGCGAAGGAAGGAATAAAAGTTCCAGCTCTAGGTGGATAG
- a CDS encoding ABC transporter ATP-binding protein produces MVIEWKIEMTEVLKTENVKKYFGKFAAVDGVSLSLKEGGIYLLVGPNGCGKTTLVNCLSGIFKPEEGRIYYRGKDITGWDMYKIARLGLVRTFQIASPFLRLTTLENMLVALPDNAGENIFLSLFKPSWLESEISAVRRASELLRILGLRHVWAMPAKTLSGGELKLLEIGRALMSGGETILLDEPVGSIDPKLCHQIFSHVIRLREELGITFLVIEHRLEVAAQYADWVFAMDRGKIICEGTAEEVFEDPRVVTSYLGE; encoded by the coding sequence ATGGTTATAGAGTGGAAGATCGAGATGACCGAGGTCCTTAAGACTGAGAATGTTAAGAAGTACTTTGGGAAGTTCGCGGCGGTCGACGGGGTCAGCCTAAGCCTGAAGGAGGGGGGCATATACCTCCTCGTGGGTCCTAATGGCTGCGGGAAGACTACACTGGTCAACTGCCTTTCAGGGATCTTCAAGCCGGAAGAGGGACGGATCTACTACAGGGGTAAGGACATAACAGGATGGGACATGTACAAGATAGCCCGTTTGGGGCTTGTGAGGACCTTCCAGATAGCCTCTCCATTCCTCAGGTTGACCACCCTGGAGAACATGCTTGTGGCCCTTCCTGACAACGCTGGGGAGAATATCTTCCTCTCCCTCTTCAAGCCCAGCTGGCTGGAGAGCGAGATAAGCGCGGTTAGGAGGGCCTCGGAGCTCCTTAGGATCCTTGGCCTAAGGCATGTCTGGGCGATGCCGGCGAAGACTCTGAGCGGGGGTGAGCTTAAGCTTCTGGAGATCGGTAGGGCCCTTATGAGCGGTGGAGAAACCATCCTCCTCGACGAGCCTGTTGGAAGCATAGATCCAAAGCTCTGCCACCAGATATTCAGCCACGTTATACGCCTCAGGGAAGAACTCGGGATAACCTTCCTCGTCATTGAGCATAGATTGGAGGTTGCAGCCCAGTACGCAGACTGGGTGTTCGCCATGGACCGTGGTAAGATCATCTGCGAGGGTACGGCTGAGGAAGTATTTGAAGATCCCAGAGTTGTGACCTCCTATCTGGGTGAGTGA
- a CDS encoding ABC transporter ATP-binding protein, with the protein MGNIIETKGLNVGYGPIHVIYDLDFEAPEGEVTVIVGPNGVGKTTLLKAIMGLVTVYSGQVLFQGKDITRVPPYERTKMGIGYMPQVGNIFSRLTVEENLKMAAYTINDQKMIEDKLELCFTLFPVLKGFLKRPAGTLSGGERQMLAESMVLMRDPKVMLVDEPTAGLMPKLVNDVLRKLKEMADTTGLPVVLVEQRARRALEVGDIAYMMRGGRFTFKGTAQELLNHPQLTEMYLGAVEARELKHVKE; encoded by the coding sequence ATGGGCAACATAATAGAGACAAAGGGGTTGAATGTGGGCTACGGCCCGATCCACGTGATCTACGACCTAGACTTCGAGGCTCCAGAGGGGGAGGTAACTGTCATTGTCGGCCCAAACGGGGTGGGGAAGACAACTCTCCTCAAGGCGATTATGGGCCTCGTCACGGTCTACTCAGGCCAGGTATTATTCCAGGGAAAGGATATAACGAGGGTTCCCCCGTACGAGAGGACTAAGATGGGGATAGGATACATGCCCCAGGTCGGGAACATCTTCAGCCGTTTGACCGTCGAGGAGAACCTGAAGATGGCCGCCTACACCATAAACGACCAGAAGATGATAGAGGATAAGCTGGAGCTATGCTTCACCCTATTCCCGGTCTTGAAGGGGTTCTTGAAGAGGCCGGCTGGAACCCTGAGCGGGGGTGAGCGCCAGATGCTGGCTGAGAGCATGGTCCTCATGAGGGATCCCAAGGTCATGCTAGTAGATGAGCCCACCGCAGGCCTTATGCCTAAACTCGTAAACGATGTCCTCAGGAAGCTTAAGGAGATGGCGGATACCACGGGCCTCCCGGTGGTCCTAGTGGAGCAGAGGGCTAGGAGGGCCCTTGAGGTTGGAGACATAGCCTACATGATGAGAGGTGGGAGGTTCACCTTTAAGGGCACGGCGCAGGAACTACTGAACCATCCACAGCTGACGGAGATGTATCTGGGAGCGGTTGAGGCAAGGGAACTGAAACACGTCAAAGAATAA
- a CDS encoding branched-chain amino acid ABC transporter permease — MIELIGTLAGEITGEARLIVDIAMFFGLLVIVAMALNFQYGNAGVPNMGCAVQVIVGAFTVSAITMRLAFWIVESAGVKLLPYSSDFDWVYNNQINVHVLTNPYLKEHPMVAISLLLFSMAVALVLGALIGWLMSLPAIRLRATYLMIVLITMADTSQIFGRNMPQISGGTLGVFVPNVFAWYPGDRGVITAVITLAIGLVAFFIFRTMLNSPYGRLMRAIRENEVTVASVGKNVVGIRRNILVFASGITALAGVLNAFYFSFVVEANYQRAWWTYWPWLMLILGGPGNNAGTFLGCALVVAMRRIIIYYKWIFDQYFFFPISYFEDILLGTLLIVVMIFRPSGIIPEKLLYIPGVPYGRLVREEVKVDWRRAPRARAAGEKPRWMFWKR; from the coding sequence ATGATCGAGCTGATAGGCACCTTAGCAGGGGAGATAACCGGTGAGGCGAGGCTCATCGTTGACATAGCCATGTTCTTCGGCCTCCTCGTCATAGTAGCCATGGCTCTAAACTTTCAGTACGGGAACGCTGGAGTCCCCAATATGGGCTGCGCTGTTCAGGTGATAGTGGGTGCATTCACGGTAAGTGCCATAACTATGAGGCTGGCCTTCTGGATAGTCGAGTCAGCCGGAGTAAAGCTCCTTCCATACTCATCCGACTTCGACTGGGTATACAACAACCAGATCAATGTCCATGTACTGACGAACCCGTACTTGAAGGAGCATCCCATGGTTGCCATATCCCTCCTCCTTTTCTCCATGGCAGTAGCCCTCGTCCTCGGAGCCCTCATAGGATGGCTGATGTCCCTCCCAGCCATAAGGCTCAGGGCAACATACCTCATGATAGTCCTCATCACCATGGCCGATACATCCCAAATATTCGGGAGGAATATGCCTCAGATAAGCGGAGGAACCCTCGGCGTCTTCGTCCCCAATGTCTTCGCCTGGTATCCGGGGGATAGGGGAGTGATCACCGCCGTAATAACCCTAGCCATAGGCCTTGTCGCCTTCTTCATATTCAGGACGATGCTGAACTCTCCATATGGGAGGCTCATGAGGGCCATAAGGGAGAATGAGGTGACAGTGGCAAGCGTAGGGAAGAACGTGGTAGGGATTAGGAGGAACATCCTGGTCTTCGCCTCCGGAATAACTGCATTGGCAGGGGTCCTCAACGCCTTCTACTTCTCCTTCGTAGTTGAGGCGAACTATCAGAGGGCATGGTGGACCTACTGGCCCTGGCTCATGCTCATTCTGGGAGGGCCGGGAAACAACGCTGGAACCTTCTTAGGCTGCGCTCTTGTGGTCGCGATGAGGAGAATAATAATATACTATAAATGGATATTTGACCAATACTTCTTCTTCCCAATCTCCTACTTCGAGGATATCCTTCTAGGCACGTTGCTCATCGTGGTGATGATCTTCAGGCCAAGCGGTATAATTCCGGAGAAGCTCCTCTACATCCCCGGCGTGCCCTACGGAAGGCTTGTAAGGGAGGAGGTGAAGGTTGACTGGAGAAGGGCCCCTAGAGCCAGGGCCGCCGGAGAAAAGCCTAGGTGGATGTTCTGGAAGAGATAG
- a CDS encoding branched-chain amino acid ABC transporter permease → MSIPPLLMAAIVYACLITILSIGFTLTYLTAKIPNFAHGTYAGIGIYISYTISKIMGLSPYIGFPIAFLLGGGISIVIFLLVINVLQKLGGGAIVLTISTLAIQIFLTASLNIYAFWLREAYKTYSMAFMLKEFDFYIGGYPGVFPVTLILCIVTVILLHYMLTKTRIGVAMRATAEDPELASVLGINIYRVQLFSWFLTGGMACLAGSFLPMWFQSSPTTGAAIITSIMAGSLLGGFENVYGAIVGGFGVGFSEILLTYWLQGVWGTWVGEYRPLIPMFFLIAVLLLEPRGLQGVYERLSATKTGERLIGMFSRSRGVS, encoded by the coding sequence ATGTCAATCCCGCCGCTCTTAATGGCTGCGATAGTCTACGCGTGCCTAATAACAATTCTGAGCATAGGATTCACCTTAACCTATCTAACAGCCAAGATACCGAACTTCGCCCATGGGACATATGCTGGCATAGGCATCTACATAAGCTACACAATCTCAAAAATTATGGGCCTCTCCCCCTACATCGGTTTCCCTATCGCCTTTCTCCTCGGTGGAGGAATAAGTATTGTGATATTTCTATTGGTCATAAATGTCCTCCAGAAACTTGGAGGTGGAGCAATAGTCCTCACCATCTCGACCCTCGCCATTCAGATATTCCTCACCGCCTCTCTAAACATCTATGCCTTCTGGCTTCGTGAAGCTTATAAGACATATAGTATGGCATTTATGCTCAAGGAGTTTGATTTCTATATTGGGGGATACCCAGGAGTCTTCCCGGTAACTTTGATTCTATGCATAGTTACAGTCATCCTCCTCCACTACATGTTGACTAAGACAAGAATCGGGGTTGCTATGAGGGCGACAGCTGAGGATCCAGAGTTAGCATCGGTTCTTGGGATCAACATATACAGGGTTCAGCTATTCTCATGGTTCCTGACTGGTGGGATGGCCTGCCTAGCGGGATCCTTCCTCCCAATGTGGTTCCAGTCCTCTCCAACCACTGGAGCTGCCATTATAACAAGCATCATGGCCGGAAGCCTACTAGGCGGATTTGAGAATGTTTATGGAGCCATTGTGGGAGGCTTCGGCGTCGGCTTCTCGGAGATCCTCTTGACCTATTGGCTTCAGGGAGTCTGGGGAACATGGGTTGGAGAATATAGGCCATTAATTCCTATGTTCTTCCTAATAGCAGTTCTCCTGCTAGAACCTAGGGGCCTCCAGGGGGTCTATGAACGTTTATCTGCCACTAAGACGGGGGAGAGGCTTATAGGGATGTTCTCAAGGAGTAGAGGTGTGTCATAG